From one Vibrio palustris genomic stretch:
- a CDS encoding metal ABC transporter solute-binding protein, Zn/Mn family, with amino-acid sequence MVSNLKKLLLATALVCPTLAMAAPINVAVSIVPEQYFVEQIGGDHVNVDVIVPPGAEPDTYAPKAMQMRKLAKTDLYFPMGVPFENAWQKRIAGVNADMKVVPLYQRVCRRQFPEGMGEHDHGHGHDHDQHSAHHDHANPCRPERADPHIWMSPTLVRIMAGTIRDTLIEQDPAHKADYEHNFRQFAQHINDIDSQILKALEGLKSNTFLVYHPAFGYFARSYGLKQLPVQVHGTDPTPTQLAKIIKQAKASDIKVVFVEPQFSKRAAETVAKEIGGQVVAVDPLAKDWGRNLVNVANAFTKALK; translated from the coding sequence ATGGTGTCTAATTTGAAAAAGCTATTGCTAGCGACTGCACTTGTATGTCCGACACTAGCGATGGCTGCGCCAATTAATGTGGCTGTAAGTATTGTACCAGAGCAATATTTTGTAGAACAAATTGGTGGTGACCACGTAAATGTGGATGTTATCGTACCGCCAGGAGCCGAGCCAGATACATATGCTCCAAAGGCGATGCAAATGCGTAAGTTGGCAAAAACGGATCTCTATTTTCCGATGGGAGTACCTTTTGAAAACGCATGGCAAAAGCGTATTGCTGGCGTGAATGCCGATATGAAAGTTGTACCTTTGTATCAGCGCGTCTGTCGGCGCCAGTTCCCAGAAGGGATGGGTGAGCACGACCATGGCCACGGCCATGATCATGACCAGCATAGCGCTCACCACGATCATGCCAACCCATGTCGTCCCGAACGTGCGGACCCGCATATTTGGATGTCTCCGACATTAGTGCGTATCATGGCTGGAACCATCCGTGATACCTTGATTGAACAAGATCCAGCACATAAAGCCGATTACGAACATAATTTTCGTCAGTTTGCACAACATATCAACGATATCGATTCTCAGATACTCAAAGCACTGGAAGGACTAAAATCAAATACGTTTTTAGTGTATCATCCTGCTTTTGGCTATTTTGCACGTAGCTATGGTTTGAAACAGTTGCCAGTCCAAGTGCACGGAACCGATCCAACACCGACACAGCTGGCTAAAATTATCAAGCAAGCTAAAGCTTCTGATATCAAAGTTGTGTTTGTTGAGCCTCAATTTTCAAAACGCGCTGCAGAAACGGTAGCGAAAGAAATTGGAGGGCAAGTTGTGGCCGTGGATCCGTTAGCAAAAGATTGGGGACGTAACTTAGTAAACGTAGCAAACGCGTTTACAAAAGCACTAAAGTAA
- a CDS encoding VF530 family DNA-binding protein: MNQSQKNNPLHGLTLEKILTHLVEQYGWDGLYQQIRVNCFSNDPSIKSSLKFLRKTQWARDKVEALYVQTFS; encoded by the coding sequence GTGAATCAATCTCAGAAAAATAATCCTTTGCATGGCCTGACTTTAGAAAAAATACTGACACATTTAGTTGAGCAGTATGGTTGGGATGGCTTATATCAGCAGATTCGAGTGAACTGCTTTTCGAATGATCCGTCGATTAAATCGTCATTAAAGTTTTTACGTAAAACACAATGGGCGAGGGATAAAGTTGAAGCTTTGTATGTTCAAACCTTTAGCTAA
- the viaA gene encoding ATPase RavA stimulator ViaA codes for MLGADGLNLALTIADSGIIDAAVNDLMGRSQVMMMAEHRGVSTSVKKHVLSWRRHVRDRMTRVGQTERFKQEINLYQEVIHWREDTFIERLPELMNQLEHLSPFYRQAKRLVENNKGVDNPVFPHYFCEQWYRALSDAIREEEILELESNKEQLLADLYQRMETMRNMKKVTEVGDENSVGRLWDMASAKLSRTDLTIMKQHAKFLQRNQGLQSIAEQLGRMASDVDDPSLNRAPTESMQVVEEESDWATDDIVGVHNSDDLNKLLPNEALFLTYPELEVVFYKRLVDKRLMNYRMRGKSRTLREVKTHKPQSKQVDIDKGPFILCVDASGSMSGFPEQSAKAFAYALMQLALADNRDCYVMLFSTEHIAYELTRQDGLREASDFLSYTFHGGTDFEPVINAGIEKMTTQRYKNADLVMISDFIAPVQNEDLLTQVEALKRQHNRFHAVCLSRYGNPELLSMFDHCWRYHPNVIGRLVRRW; via the coding sequence ATGTTGGGGGCTGATGGGTTAAATTTAGCATTAACGATTGCAGATTCAGGCATTATCGATGCGGCGGTCAATGATTTGATGGGGCGCTCTCAGGTTATGATGATGGCAGAGCATCGCGGGGTAAGTACCTCGGTTAAAAAGCATGTGCTAAGCTGGCGCCGTCATGTTCGAGACCGCATGACACGTGTCGGGCAAACTGAGCGATTCAAGCAAGAAATAAATTTATATCAAGAGGTAATTCATTGGCGAGAAGATACGTTTATTGAGCGGTTACCAGAGCTGATGAATCAGCTTGAGCACCTTTCGCCTTTCTACCGTCAAGCAAAACGGTTAGTGGAAAATAATAAAGGGGTAGATAACCCTGTTTTTCCACATTATTTCTGTGAACAGTGGTACCGAGCACTGAGTGATGCGATTCGTGAAGAAGAAATCTTAGAACTTGAAAGTAATAAAGAACAACTTTTAGCGGATTTATATCAACGCATGGAGACCATGCGTAATATGAAAAAAGTCACAGAGGTGGGAGATGAAAATAGTGTTGGACGCTTATGGGATATGGCTTCGGCAAAACTAAGTCGTACCGATTTAACCATAATGAAACAGCACGCGAAATTTTTGCAGCGCAATCAAGGGTTACAGAGCATCGCCGAGCAATTGGGGCGTATGGCGAGTGATGTGGATGATCCGAGCTTAAATCGCGCCCCTACAGAATCGATGCAAGTCGTTGAGGAAGAATCGGATTGGGCCACTGATGACATTGTTGGCGTGCACAATAGTGATGATCTTAATAAGCTACTCCCCAATGAAGCGCTATTTTTGACGTATCCCGAATTAGAGGTAGTTTTCTATAAACGATTAGTCGATAAACGTTTGATGAATTACCGTATGCGCGGCAAATCGCGTACATTACGTGAAGTGAAAACCCACAAGCCTCAGTCTAAGCAAGTCGATATTGATAAAGGTCCTTTTATTCTGTGTGTGGATGCCTCCGGATCCATGAGTGGTTTTCCAGAACAAAGCGCCAAAGCGTTTGCTTATGCGCTGATGCAGTTAGCACTAGCCGATAATCGTGATTGTTATGTGATGTTATTTTCCACCGAGCACATTGCTTACGAGCTGACTCGGCAAGATGGATTACGTGAAGCGAGTGATTTTCTTAGCTATACCTTTCATGGTGGTACGGATTTCGAACCGGTCATTAACGCCGGAATTGAAAAAATGACGACGCAGCGTTACAAGAACGCCGACTTAGTTATGATTTCAGATTTTATTGCGCCCGTACAAAACGAAGATTTGCTCACGCAAGTCGAGGCCCTGAAACGCCAACATAATCGTTTTCATGCTGTGTGTTTGTCACGGTATGGTAACCCAGAGCTTCTGAGTATGTTTGACCATTGTTGGCGTTATCATCCGAATGTCATTGGTCGGTTGGTGAGGCGTTGGTAG
- a CDS encoding ATPase RavA domain-containing protein: protein MNSSSIASHASHALLSERINQLAASLSDGVYERESIIKLCLLAALSGESVFLLGPPGIAKSLIAKRLIQAFDNSSYFEYLMTRFSTPEEVFGPLSIQELKDNGRYVRLTDGYLPTAQVVFLDEIWKAGPAILNTLLTVVNEKTFKNGSEVQKVPMRLLISASNELPDKDSGLDALYDRMLVRVFVNRIQDKQNFKAMLTVGTNQEASVDPALKISDDEYHQWQAQLEQLTLSDELFDKLYRLKSLLESETGQTADAYVSDRRWKKSVKLLKASAFFNGRQEINPLDLLLLEHCLWSSPESRDVVQNVMERFAFEEAFDQQQVAQNIDLVQELMRKVESSIGESLAMPLQLEMSSGLRKKQVYHYDVSQATLHQVGTSSQLVKLVLLHRNLSVSENEKGDSRWVYVPLVEFEKLIKEGHGSVYGYVNQNTQLCRLHFALDADRRLVIKDIANRSVLIALVTHQGLPQDLYQEWQAQADKAAETLEQAKHQVRHVRTQFHTALPHNFVESSILSKIESGVQDLVSRLETVRNECEPNIQRLQRLPDYFS, encoded by the coding sequence ATGAATTCATCGTCTATAGCCTCTCATGCCAGTCATGCACTGCTATCGGAACGCATTAATCAGCTTGCCGCTTCTCTAAGCGACGGGGTGTATGAGCGTGAGAGTATTATCAAATTGTGTTTATTGGCGGCATTAAGCGGAGAAAGTGTATTCTTATTAGGACCTCCAGGCATTGCGAAAAGTTTGATTGCGAAGCGTTTAATTCAAGCTTTTGATAACAGTAGTTATTTTGAATATCTCATGACACGGTTTTCGACACCAGAGGAAGTGTTTGGACCGTTGAGTATCCAAGAGCTTAAAGACAATGGTCGTTATGTGCGCCTAACCGATGGGTATCTGCCAACGGCACAGGTGGTGTTTTTGGATGAAATCTGGAAAGCCGGTCCTGCTATCCTGAATACATTATTGACGGTTGTGAATGAAAAAACGTTTAAAAACGGCAGTGAAGTACAAAAAGTACCGATGCGCTTGCTGATTTCCGCCTCGAATGAGCTGCCAGATAAAGATAGCGGCTTAGATGCCTTGTATGACCGTATGTTAGTGCGCGTCTTTGTCAATCGTATTCAAGATAAGCAAAATTTTAAGGCCATGTTAACTGTTGGCACGAACCAAGAGGCGAGTGTCGACCCGGCGTTAAAAATCAGCGATGACGAATATCATCAGTGGCAAGCGCAATTAGAGCAATTAACATTAAGTGATGAGCTGTTTGATAAGTTATACCGGCTTAAAAGCTTGTTAGAAAGCGAAACAGGACAAACCGCGGATGCTTATGTCTCCGATCGCCGCTGGAAAAAATCAGTGAAATTACTCAAAGCGAGCGCTTTTTTTAATGGTCGGCAAGAAATTAACCCACTCGATCTATTACTGCTTGAACATTGTTTGTGGAGCTCACCAGAGTCTCGTGATGTGGTCCAAAATGTGATGGAGCGTTTTGCGTTTGAAGAAGCATTTGATCAACAACAGGTTGCTCAGAACATCGACTTGGTACAAGAATTAATGCGCAAAGTTGAGAGCAGTATTGGCGAGTCTTTAGCCATGCCATTGCAACTCGAAATGTCTTCCGGTTTAAGAAAAAAGCAGGTTTATCATTATGATGTTTCCCAAGCTACCTTACATCAAGTTGGCACTTCCTCTCAGTTAGTGAAGTTAGTGTTGTTACATCGCAATTTGTCGGTATCTGAAAATGAAAAAGGGGATAGCCGTTGGGTGTATGTGCCGCTAGTGGAATTTGAAAAATTAATCAAAGAAGGGCATGGCAGTGTCTATGGTTATGTCAATCAAAATACCCAGTTATGTCGGTTACATTTTGCTTTAGATGCGGATCGCCGTTTAGTGATCAAGGATATTGCGAATCGTTCCGTGTTAATTGCCTTAGTCACTCATCAAGGCTTACCACAAGATCTTTATCAAGAGTGGCAGGCTCAAGCAGACAAAGCGGCAGAAACCCTTGAACAAGCCAAGCATCAAGTACGTCACGTTCGTACCCAGTTTCATACGGCATTACCCCATAACTTTGTTGAGTCCTCTATTCTTTCTAAAATCGAATCGGGGGTTCAAGATTTAGTCTCCCGTCTCGAAACCGTACGTAATGAATGCGAGCCTAATATCCAACGTTTACAGCGTTTGCCGGATTACTTTTCTTAG
- a CDS encoding NUDIX hydrolase, translating into MKTIIHQWKQSLALTEQTMTLPNGHTLTHTTIEHPGAAVIIPVTEDGRIVVVNQYRPSLGKWMIEVPAGTMELGEEPLECAKRELEEETGYSAERFISLGQLTPMAGMCDEIQHLFVAYHLDHTQRYACDADEIIEVTTHTLEQLEQFIIEGKITDSKTIACLYKAKLCHALQSDLGRE; encoded by the coding sequence ATGAAGACCATCATCCACCAATGGAAACAGTCTCTCGCGTTAACGGAACAAACAATGACCTTGCCTAATGGGCATACATTAACGCATACCACCATTGAACACCCAGGCGCGGCCGTTATCATTCCTGTCACGGAAGATGGGCGGATTGTGGTGGTCAACCAATACCGGCCGTCACTAGGCAAATGGATGATTGAAGTTCCAGCGGGCACAATGGAGCTAGGAGAAGAACCATTAGAGTGTGCCAAGCGTGAACTCGAAGAAGAAACTGGCTATAGCGCTGAGCGCTTTATTTCTTTGGGGCAATTAACGCCAATGGCAGGAATGTGTGATGAAATCCAACATCTCTTTGTCGCTTATCATCTTGACCATACTCAGCGTTACGCTTGCGATGCAGACGAGATCATTGAAGTCACGACTCATACGCTCGAACAATTAGAGCAGTTCATCATCGAGGGTAAGATCACCGATTCCAAGACTATTGCGTGTCTGTATAAAGCGAAACTGTGTCATGCTCTGCAAAGCGATCTTGGCCGCGAATAA
- a CDS encoding DEAD/DEAH box helicase: MSTSPSSFASLGLDPALINILQSLSIVEPTPIQAQGIPAILAGQDVLAAAQTGTGKTAAYGLPLIQRLCEPLDLATKTYLEQTRGVRALIVVPTRELAQQVLDNLQAYAQNTDLNIVAVYGGTSLSVQKNKLQHGADVLIATPGRLLDHLHTKAVSVKAATTLVLDEADRLLDMGFMPDIQRLLRQMPARQQTLFFSATFTQNIKATAYRLLDNPTEIQVTPKNSAAETVTQIVYPVDKKRKQALLSFLIGSRNWQQVLVFVKTKQGSDHLAKELKLDGIKAVSINGDKSQGARLRALEEFKSGKVRALIATDVAARGLDIAQLEQVVNYDMPFKAEDYIHRIGRTGRAGSAGLAVSLLSRDEEPALEAIERLLDTRLPQEWLAGFEPSPRGAQQDNEPTSRRNSRSAEKRKLKAKLNIHAGRGKR; this comes from the coding sequence ATGTCGACTTCTCCATCGTCGTTTGCCAGTCTTGGTCTAGACCCTGCTTTGATTAACATCTTGCAGTCACTGTCTATTGTTGAACCTACGCCTATCCAAGCTCAAGGTATTCCTGCGATCCTTGCAGGACAAGACGTGTTAGCCGCTGCGCAAACCGGAACCGGCAAAACGGCCGCTTATGGTTTGCCACTGATTCAACGTTTGTGCGAGCCATTAGATTTAGCAACGAAGACTTATTTAGAGCAAACACGTGGGGTCAGGGCATTAATTGTCGTGCCGACTCGAGAATTAGCTCAGCAAGTATTAGATAACCTACAAGCCTATGCTCAAAACACCGATCTCAATATTGTGGCGGTGTATGGTGGCACGAGCTTAAGTGTGCAGAAGAATAAACTGCAGCACGGCGCAGATGTGCTTATTGCTACTCCGGGTCGCCTGCTCGATCATTTACACACTAAGGCTGTATCAGTAAAAGCGGCCACAACATTGGTACTTGATGAAGCCGATCGATTACTTGATATGGGTTTTATGCCTGATATTCAGCGCTTATTGCGTCAAATGCCAGCTCGTCAACAAACGCTCTTTTTCTCTGCGACGTTTACACAAAACATCAAAGCCACCGCTTACCGGTTGTTGGATAACCCTACTGAAATTCAGGTGACCCCAAAAAATTCAGCGGCGGAGACGGTGACGCAAATTGTGTATCCAGTTGATAAAAAGAGAAAACAAGCGTTGCTATCATTTTTGATTGGTTCGCGTAATTGGCAACAAGTCTTAGTGTTCGTTAAAACCAAACAGGGTAGTGATCATCTTGCAAAAGAGTTAAAGCTTGACGGTATTAAAGCCGTGTCCATCAATGGCGATAAGAGTCAAGGCGCGCGCTTACGCGCGTTAGAAGAGTTTAAATCGGGTAAAGTACGCGCATTAATTGCTACAGATGTCGCGGCGCGTGGTTTAGATATCGCTCAGCTTGAACAAGTGGTCAACTATGATATGCCATTTAAGGCTGAGGATTATATCCATCGTATTGGGCGAACAGGTCGTGCGGGATCGGCTGGTTTGGCGGTATCACTGCTAAGTCGTGATGAAGAACCGGCATTAGAAGCGATTGAACGCTTGTTGGATACGCGTTTACCTCAAGAGTGGTTAGCCGGTTTTGAACCCTCACCGAGAGGCGCTCAGCAAGACAATGAGCCGACGAGTCGCCGCAATAGCCGTTCTGCAGAAAAGCGTAAGCTAAAGGCGAAACTCAATATCCATGCCGGACGTGGTAAGCGTTAA
- a CDS encoding ACP phosphodiesterase, translated as MNYLAHLHLAQYCQSQLLGNLLGDFVRGNVQDRFTAEVVEGIHMHRWVDAYTDSHPIVLQAKHLFPESLKRFAPIALDMFWDHCLSRHWSLYHEKPLSEFTREAEQIVQDQQRAVRQYTVLPESFVAVNDKMWSGRWLESYKDFENIEFALHRIASRRERLAPLSQCITTLATKYTQFESLFFVFYPQLLNAARNE; from the coding sequence ATGAATTATCTTGCCCATTTACATCTTGCACAATATTGCCAAAGCCAATTACTCGGTAACCTGTTGGGAGATTTTGTACGTGGTAATGTACAAGACCGTTTCACTGCTGAGGTGGTTGAGGGGATTCATATGCATCGTTGGGTGGATGCGTATACTGATAGCCATCCGATTGTGCTCCAAGCTAAACATTTGTTTCCAGAATCGTTAAAGCGTTTTGCTCCGATTGCATTAGATATGTTTTGGGATCATTGCTTGAGTCGCCATTGGTCTTTGTACCATGAGAAACCGCTATCCGAGTTTACCCGCGAAGCTGAACAGATTGTTCAAGACCAACAAAGAGCTGTTCGCCAATACACGGTATTACCGGAATCGTTTGTCGCTGTGAATGACAAAATGTGGTCTGGTCGATGGCTTGAATCGTATAAAGACTTCGAGAATATTGAGTTTGCACTACACCGAATTGCGTCGCGTCGTGAACGCTTGGCGCCACTTAGTCAATGTATCACTACGCTAGCAACCAAATACACTCAGTTTGAGTCGTTATTTTTTGTGTTTTATCCGCAATTATTAAACGCAGCACGAAACGAGTGA
- a CDS encoding aromatic amino acid transport family protein, translated as MTQSKLFGSTLIIAGTTIGAGMLALPLASAGIGFSTSLLIMLVLWALMAFTALLMVELHQYADSNATLHTLAQKILGYKGKWIATFAMLFLFYALCAAYIAGGGSQFTQRITEFTGTHFSPGTGTVLFTIVVAVVVTLGTGLVDKVNRVLFACKLVALVMVLFFLAPNVTHSYLLSMPLQQGLIVAAIPVIFTSFGFHGSIPAIVNYLDGNTSALRKAILMGSAIPLIIYMFWQIVTLGVIPQDHLVNNSQLNALVRTLAQTVHQSNLSHIIGIFADLALLTSFLGVSLGLFEFLGDSLSKTTRAMNRPLVSLITFLPPLAFALFYPQGFIMALGYAAIALAILAIFLPVVMAYTVRKQSRHTAQPYQVKGGSAALIISAIIGVIIVAVQILITLGLLPSLG; from the coding sequence ATGACTCAATCAAAGCTTTTTGGTAGTACTTTGATCATTGCAGGAACCACAATTGGTGCTGGTATGTTAGCGCTTCCGTTGGCCTCTGCTGGTATCGGTTTTTCTACGTCTCTGCTCATTATGTTAGTACTATGGGCGTTAATGGCATTTACCGCCCTACTGATGGTAGAGCTTCACCAATATGCAGATAGCAATGCAACCTTGCATACTCTCGCACAGAAAATTTTAGGTTATAAAGGAAAATGGATTGCAACCTTTGCCATGCTATTTCTTTTTTATGCCTTATGCGCGGCGTATATTGCCGGTGGCGGTTCACAATTCACCCAACGTATTACCGAGTTCACCGGCACGCATTTCTCTCCTGGCACAGGAACCGTCTTGTTCACCATTGTTGTCGCTGTTGTTGTCACGCTTGGCACCGGGCTTGTCGATAAAGTAAACCGTGTACTTTTCGCCTGTAAACTCGTCGCTCTAGTCATGGTGCTCTTCTTTTTAGCACCCAATGTGACGCACTCTTATCTGCTAAGCATGCCACTTCAACAAGGTTTAATCGTCGCCGCTATTCCGGTTATTTTCACCTCATTTGGCTTTCACGGAAGTATTCCAGCCATTGTCAATTATCTCGATGGAAATACATCCGCGCTCAGAAAAGCCATTTTGATGGGGTCTGCCATCCCGCTAATCATTTATATGTTTTGGCAAATCGTGACGTTAGGTGTTATTCCTCAAGATCACTTAGTCAATAACTCTCAGTTGAACGCATTGGTTCGCACACTAGCGCAGACCGTCCATCAATCGAATCTCAGCCATATTATCGGCATTTTTGCAGACTTAGCGTTATTAACATCATTTCTTGGAGTGAGCTTAGGGCTGTTCGAATTTTTAGGTGACAGTTTAAGTAAAACTACTCGCGCCATGAATCGGCCTCTCGTATCATTAATTACGTTCTTGCCACCTTTGGCGTTTGCATTGTTTTATCCACAAGGGTTTATTATGGCTTTAGGCTATGCGGCTATCGCGCTCGCCATTCTCGCTATTTTTCTTCCTGTGGTAATGGCCTACACCGTTCGTAAGCAGTCACGACATACGGCGCAACCTTACCAGGTTAAAGGCGGTAGTGCCGCTTTGATAATCAGCGCAATCATTGGTGTCATCATCGTCGCCGTACAAATCCT